The segment GGAAGCCGCCGTTTTTAATTGAAACTGAAAATGATGTTCGGTTTAGCACCCGCACTTTTTTTCCTGCATATGGGGATAGCGGAAATCGGTGGGGGGCAGAAAGGTTTCCTTGATGGTGCGCGGGCTGATCCAGCGCAAGAGGTTGAGATGACTTCCGGCCTTGTCGTTGGTACCCGACTGGCGTGAGCCGCCAAAGGGCTGCTGCCCAACCACGGCGCCTGTAGGCTTATCGTTGATGTAAAAGTTGCCTGCGGTATAACGAAGGGTGGCGCAAGCCTTAACAGTGGCGTAGCGGTCCTTGCTGAAGATGGAGCCGGTGAGGCCATAGGGCGAAGTGTTGTCGCACAGTTGCAGTGTTTCTTCAAATTTCTCGTCGGGATAAACGTGAATGGTGAGCACCGGGCCAAAGATCTCCTCTTCCATGGTGATGAAATGGGGATCGCGCGCCAGGATCACGGTAGGATCGATATAAAAGCCATTCGATTTGTCGCCCTTCCCGCCGAAAAGGATCTCGGCGTCTTTTGAATCGCGCGCTTTGTCAATGTAGCCCATGATACGATTGAAGGCCTTTTCGTCGATGACGGCATTTACGAAGTTGCAGAAATCCTTGGGGTCGCCTTTTTGTGTGAGTTTGAGGTTGCGGTCAATGCGGCGCTTGATTGAATCCCACAATGATTGGGGGATATAGGCCCTTGAAGCGGCCGAACATTTCTGGCCCTGGTATTCGAAAGCGCCTCGCACCAGTGCGGTGGCCACCTCGTCCACATCGGCCGAGGGGTGAACAAAGACGAAGTCCTTGCCCCCGGTTTCGCCCACCACGCGGGGATAAGAGCGGTAGTTCTCCAGATTGTTGGCCACGGTTTTCCACAAATGGTTGAAGGTACCGTTGCTGCCGGTGAAGTGAATGCCGGCCAGGTCTTTGTGGTTCACGGCTGCGTTGCCAATGGTGCTCCCGGGGCCGGGCACGAAGTTGATGACGCCGTCGGGCACCCCGGCTTCTTTATAGATCTTCATCAGGTAATAGTTGGAAAGCAGGGCGGTGGTGGCGGGTTTCCATACCACGGTATTACCCATCAGCACAGGAGAAAGCACTAGGTTGGAGGCAATAGAGGTGAAGTTGAAGGGGCTGACGGCGAAGACAAAACCCTCAAGTGGCCTGTATTCCAGCCGGTTCAGATTTCCGATCTCCGAATGGGGCTGGTCGTTATAGATCTCGGAAACGTAATGGGCGTTGAAGCGGATAAAATCGATGGTCTCGCAAACGGCATCGATCTCCGATTGAAAGACGTTTTTACTTTGCCCCAGCATGGTGGCGGCATTCATCACGTGCCGGTACTTGTTGGCAATCAATTCAGCGATCTTGAGGTTGATGGAGGCGCGTTCGACCCACGACATCACCTGCCACTGCTTATGGGCTTCCAGGGCAGCTTCGATGGCCATCAGTACTTCCTTCTCTCCAGCCATGTGGTATGTGGCCAGCACGTGCCCGTGCTTATGGGGCATGACTACTTTGGCGGTCTTGCCAGTTCGAACTTCCTTGCCACCAATGATCAGTGGGATTTCTATCTCCGTCTGGCTCTGGCGCTCGAGTTCTTTTTCCAGCTCAAGGCGTTCAGGCGTTCCTTCCGTATAGGGGTGGATGGGCTCGTTGGCAGGGCGGTCAAAATAAAACTGTGCGTTGTTCATTTTCAATGAAAGGATTAAAATGATTATTATGGATTGATTATTTCCGATTTATATAAAGCTACACGTTTTTTTCCGCTTTCGGGAACAAAAAACAACGGAGGCATTCTCTGCATTGATAACAGAAAATAATTAAAAAAGTTTAAGAAAAATGGCCAAACCAGCATTGCAACAGAAAAGCAATGGGAGACTGGGGAAGCAGAATCAGAAGTCCTGCTTGTCGAGCCGTTCTTTTTCTATCCTGGCAGAGATGCCAATGCTGATTTCATACAGCAAAAAGAGTGGGATGCTGACCAGAATTTGACTGAAGACGTCGGGCGGGGTAATAATGGCCGATAAAATGATAATGAGCACGAGGGCAAACTTGCGTTGTTTACGCATCACGGCAGGGGTTAGCACCCCTACGCGGCTTAGAAAATAAACGAAGACAGGAAGTTCGAACACCAGTCCTGTTGCAAGGGTTAGAGTTGTAATGGTGGAGATGTATGAGCGCAGGGCAATCTGGTTGGCCACCATGTCGCTGACCTGGTAGGAACCCAGGAAGTTGACGGCCAGGGGCACGATGAGGAAGTAGGCAAAGAGGACCCCGATGATAAATAAGCCGCTGATAATAAGCACGGCACCGCGCGAGCTATTCTGTTCGCGCGAGGTGAGGCCCGGCCTGATGAATCGCCAGATCTCCCAGATCACAAAGGGGATGGCCAGTAGTAAGCCGGCAACCAGGGAAGTTAGGATATGGGTGGTAAACTGCCCGGCCATATCGATGTTGATCAGCTGGACGGGATTTTTATTGATGCAGAGGGCCGGGGCCGACAAAGTTTCTGCGAGGCTGCAAAGCACGCGGTTGGTAAGGAAATAAGGCTCTTTGGGGGCCAGGATCACGCGTGAGAACAGGAAATCCTTGTTGAGGAAGGCCAGCAGGGCAAACACACCGATGGCGGAGGCCGAACGGATCAGGTGTCCGCGCAGGGCCTCGAGATGACCCCAGAACGACATCACACTGCCATCTTCCTGCTTTTTTTTCATAAACCTAAAGAAGTTAAGCGCCCCCCTGGAGGCCTGATTTAAATTTGCTGTAAAGGGATCAACAAAATTAATGAAGAAAGGCAAATAAAAAAGCCCGCATCACAATACGGGCTCTTTCATTCATTTCTTCCGGAATTATTCCGGGAAGCCGGGTTTTATTCGGGATGAATTGCTTCAACCGGGCAAACATCTGCGCATGAACCGCAGTCGGTGCATACATCAGGATCGATCTTATAGATGTCACCTTCAGAGATGGCTTCAACCGGGCATTCGTCAATGCAGCTGCCGCAAGCAGTGCAATCTTCAGTGATTACGTAGGCCATTACTTCAAAAATTTACGGTTACTAATAGGTTAATTCCACAGCAAAGATAAAGCCTTAAATTGATATAAAACGATAATTTTGGGGCAAGGGTGAAATTTGGAATGGGTTTAAATAAGGATTGCCCAGAAAAGGGTAAAAAGTAAGGAATTATTCGATCCATTACGTTTTAAACTTATAACTTCGCAGCGTCAAAGGGTCGAATTTTCTAAATGATTCTTTTAAAAAGTTTTAATATCCATATCCTACCAAAAACCTTATTCTATTATGGCAGAAAAAAAGAATATTGTTGAGCTGGAAGATGTGGTGGTTAAGTTTGTTGGCGACTCTGGAGACGGGATGCAGTTGGCAGGCACCCTGTTTTCGGATTCGGCGGCGATTGCCGGCAACGATTTGGCCACCTTTCCTGATTTTCCGGCTGAGATCCGTGCACCCCAGAATACCATTGCAGGGGTAAGCGGGTTCCAGGTGCATCTTGGGCAGCGTAAGATCTTTACTTCGGGCGACTTTTGTGATGTGCTGGTGGCCATGAACCCTGCTTCGCTCAAAGCCAATCTGAAGTGGGCAAAACCTGGTGCCACCCTTGTTATTGACTCGGCCACCTTTGATGAAAAAGGCATTGAGAAAGCCGGTTACCAGACCAACCCCCTGGAAGATGGCAGGCTTGACAGCTACAACCTGATCAAGGCGCCTATCTCACTGCTCACTCAGGAAAGCCTGAAAGACCTTAACCTTGACAAACGCTCGGCCGAGAGGACTAAAAACATCTTTGCCCTGGGCCTTTTGTATTTTCTGTTTAACCGTGACCTGGATGTCACCCTGCACTTCCTGGAGAAGAAATTCAAGGCTAAGCCCATTATCGTGGAAGCTAACAAGGCTGCCTTGAAAGCTGGTTTCAATTATGCAGAAACCGTTGAAGCGATTAAATCGACTTTTAAGGTAGGCCCTGCCAAGCTTGAAAAGGGTCTTTATCGTAATATTACAGGTAACATCGCCACTGCCTGGGGATTACTGGCTGCTTCGGAAAACAGCGGCAGGCCATTGTTCCTGGGTTCCTATCCCATTACACCGGCTACTGAAATCCTGATGGAACTGGCCAAGCACAAATCGCTTGGCGCCAAGGTTTTTCAGGCTGAGGATGAGATAGCTGGCATCTGCTCGGCCATCGGTGCCAGCTTTGCGGGCTCGCTGTCAGTGACTACCACTTCAGGTCCGGGGCTTTCCTTGAAATCCGAGGCTATTGGTCTAGCAGTGATTACCGAACTTCCGCTGGTGATTGTTAACGTTCAGCGGGCAGGTCCTTCGACGGGGATGCCTACCAAAAGTGAGCAGAGCGATTTGATGCAGGCTTTGTATGGGCGTAACGGTGAATGCCCTGCCATCGTGATGGCAGCCTCTTCCCCAGCCAACTGCTTCTACTTTGCCTATGAAGCTGCTAAACTTTCGATGGAACATATGACTCCCGTCATCCTTTTGACAGACGGTTACATTGGCTTTGGCTCGGAATTGTTCAAGATCCCTGATACAACAAAATTGCCGGCAATTCAGCCACCGCTTGCTAAACCGAATGATCCCACTTTCAAGCCTTATCGCCGCGACGAGAAAACCCTTGTCAGGCAGTGGGCACTACCGGGCATGGAAGGCCTGAGGCACCGCATCGGTGGCCTGGAGAAAACCAATATTGATGGGAACGTATCGACCGATCCCCTTAACCACCAGTTGATGGTGAATATCCGTGAAGAAAAAGTCAACCGTGTGGCTGACTACATTCCGTTGCAAGAATTGAAGGGTGAGGAAAAGGGTGACCTGCTGGTCGTAGGCTGGGGAGGCACGGAAGGAGCACTCGTATCGGCAGTTCAAAAGGTGCAGGAAGAGGGTAAAAAGGTCAGCCTGGCCCACTTCAATTACATTATGCCCTTGCCCAATAATACGGCAGAGGTCTTTTCGCGTTTTAAGAAAATCATTGTTTGCGAATTAAACAGCGGGCAGTTTGTAAACTACCTGCGGATGACGCATCCCGACTTCCGGTACCACCAGTTTAATAAGGTGCAGGGCCTGCCTTTTCAGGTGCAGGAGCTGACCGAAGCTTTCAACAAACTATTGGAGGACAAGTAATATGTTAGAAAATAAGAGAATCCAGATCTCTCCCGTAGAGTTAACGAAAGAAGATTTTGTCAGCGACCAGATGGTAAAATGGTGCCCGGGTTGCGGGGCGCATGCCATCCTGGCTGCCGTTGAGAATGTCTTTCCGCGCATTGGCTACCGCAAAGAGAACTTCACCTTTATTTCGGGTATTGGCTGTTCATCCCGCTTTCCTTATTATGTGAACACCTATGGTTTTCACGGGATTCACGGGCGCGCAAACCCCATTGCCAGCGGAGTTAAGATTGCCAATCCCGACCTGAGTGTATGGATCGCTACTGGTGACGGCGACTCAATGGCCATTGGGGGAAACCATTTAATTCACATCGTTCGCCGCAATATTGACGTAAACATCCTGTTGTTCAACAACCAGATCTATGGCCTGACCAAAGGGCAGTATTCGCCCACCACGCCCATGGGCAAGGTGACCAAGACCTCTCCCCAGGGTACCATTGAGCATCCGTTTGTGGCTGCAGGACTGATCATGGGCGCACAAGGCACCTTCTTTGCCCGCTCGACCGATAACAACGTCAAGCTGATGAGCGAGGTGATGTATGAGGCTGCCAAACACGACGGGACTTCCGTTGTCGAAATTCTGCAGAACTGTGTAATTTTTGCCGACAAGACCCATAGCGCAATCACCGATCGCGAAAATCGTGAGGAACACCAGCTGATTTTGAAGCACGGTGAACCCATGATCTTTGGCAATAACAAGGATAAAGGGCTCATTCTGAAGGGAACAGGCCTGACAGTGGTAACCATTGGTAAGGATGGCATCACAGAAAAGGATATCCTGGTTCACGACCAATACTCCAAAGATCCGGCCATCCACCGTATGCTGGGCCGCCTGATGCCGCCTGACTTTCCGGTGGCATTGGGTGTGATTCGTTCAGCTCCTTTTGCGACTTATGATGACCTGCTGGAGGAGCAGATCGAGTATGGCAAGAAAAACTCCAAAATAAAAACGGTAAACGACTTGCTTCGCAGCGGGGACGTTTGGGAAATATAACCTACTGATTGATCAGGGGAACAATGGCTGAGAAAGCGGTTGTTCCCCTTTTTTTAATAATATACGACATTGGAAAGGATCTATGCCCAGTTTCCGGTTATTACCGGCGAGCACTTTTTTCTGAAAATGCTGCAGTGGGGTCAGCGGCATTTTCCCAATTGTTGTTTATTAAATTCAAACCAGGCTTTGCACGATCCCTACAGTGCTTTCGAACAGGTGCTTGCCCTTGGGGTGGCCGAAGAGGTTTATGGGGATGGAAGCGATGACTTTTCTGCACTGCAGGCCTTCAGCGATAAACATCACGATTGGCTTTTTGGTTTCCTTGGCTATGACTTGAAGAACCAGTTGGAGGAACTGGAAAGCAACAACCCGGATGGGGTAGGGATGCCCCTGATGCATTTTTTTCGTCCGGTGGTGTTGATTTTTCCTTTTCCTGACCATGTTCGCATTGGTTGTTTGCCCGGATTTGGGGCGTATTCTGACCCGTCACGGGTATTTCATTCCCTTGACCGCTTTGCCTGGAGTCCGTCCCCAGCCTTTGCCCCTTTGGAAATGAAGTCCAGGGTAGCGCGGGAACGGTATCTGCATCAGGTGGGCAATATCCTTCAAAACATACAACTGGGGTATATTTACGAGATGAATTACTGTGTGGAATTCTATGCGGAGAAAGCCAGGGTGGACCCACTGGCCCTCTACGGCCGGCTCAATGATTTATCGCCAACCCCGTTTTCCTGTTATTATCAGCTGGATGACAAATTCATGATGTGTGCCAGTCCGGAACGTTTTATGTGCAAGAGAGGAGATAAACTGGTCTCACAGCCAATTAAAGGAACCATTAGAAGGGGAGATACACCGGAAGAAGATGCCCGTTTAAGGCAGGAACTTTTTGAAGACCCTAAGGAACGCAGTGAGAATGTGATGATCGTTGACTTGGTGCGGAATGACTTGTCACATACGGCAGGGAAAGGCTCCGTAGAGGTGGAAGAATTGTTCGGGATCTATCCCTTCAGGCAGGTGCATCAAATGATCTCTACGGTGGTATCGCGCCTGCGCGAGGGCGTCCATTTTACCGATGCCATCCGTTATGCCTTCCCCATGGGATCAATGACTGGTGCCCCTAAAGTGCAGGCCATGAAACTGATTGAGCAATATGAAGACACACGGCGGGGGTTATATTCAGGGGCCGTGGGATATATTTCTCCTGAAAAGGATTTTGATTTCAATGTGGTGATTCGAAGTGTTTTATATAATCAACGGCAGCAATATCTGAGTTATATGGCTGGGAGCGCCATCACCATTGGGTCAAAACCTGTGAAAGAATATGAAGAATGCCTGTTGAAGGCCAAAGCCATGCAAGCCGCGGTTAGCGGCAAGCCATTGAATGCCTGAAAGTTTGTTAAGCAATGAACCCCAGCCCCCTGAGAGTTGTTAAGAGATAAATACCTGTTATGAAAAAGAGCCTATTCGTTTTCCTGCTGACTAGCCTGATGCTGTCAATGCCTTTATTTGCTCAGGAGTCTGAGGAACCCCGTGTAAAAGATCTGAAGATCCGTGAGCGGTTTTTTGTTGGGGGCTTCATTGGATTACAACTGGGTACCCAAACAGTTATTAATGTTTCACCCATGGCAGGGTACCGTTTCACAAACTGGTTGTCGGCGGGGATGGGTGGTACCTACCAGTATTACAACGACCGGTTTCTCGGCGAATCCAATGTGACCCACGTTTACGGTTACAGTTTTTTCACCAGGATCCATGTAATCCCCAGGGCGTTTATCCATGCCGAGTATGAGCGGCTGAACCTGGAATCAAGGGTTCAGGACGGGCAATTTAACCCCGGCGTGCGTTCCTGGGAGGAAAACTATTTCCTGGGTGCCGGTTACCGGCAGCCCCTTTCTGAACGGGTCGCCCTCAATGTGATGCTGCTTTACAACTTCAACACGGAAAGTCTCTCCTATTACCAGAACCCCATCTTCAGGGTTGGCGTCGATGTTAGATTGTAGGAAAAGCGGGTCCTTGCTTCCCTAAATTTTTGCTAAATTTCTTTTTCCGTAAAGGCATTTAATGGTTTTTTCAGGAATGGGGGACTGATGCTATTCCCTTATTCTTCCCGATCCGCAGCGCGGAACAGCAGGTCAGCAGCCTGGAGGGTTTTGAGTCTCAGGTTTTCGTTGGTGAATTCCGGCTGATCGAGGAAGTCCCTGACCATTTGGGCTGCCCTGGGTTGATTATACCCTGAGAGGGTTGCTTCAAGCCAGTTCAGGGGGAAGAAGATATCGCCCGTTTGCTGAATCTCCTCTAGCATTTTCAGGCTCTTGGGTAGGTATTTCAAACTGGATCCTGACCGCAAGGGGTGGTGCAGGTAACGCAGGCCTTCGAGTACCCAGGGTTCAGGCCTGCGGTTTTCAGGTAAAGCCAGCCGTTCAAAAAAAGCATCACGGGTTACCGGATCGCTGGAAAGGGCAGGCAAGACAAACTCGATGCGGCGAAGCCTGTCGGGGTTGGTTGTGCCGGCCACAAGCCTTTCGGAATACCATTCAGCCCTCGGATGTTCGTGAAGCATCAAAGAGGCTACCATGTCAAAGCGCTGATCCTCAGAAAGCCGTAATCCCCAAACCGAGAGCTCCTGCTTAAGCATTTTCTGGATCTTCAGTTGAGCTTCCATGGAATGGCTGATAGCAACAAAGGCATCGAAATAAAGCGCCTTTTGGTCGTTGGGGGCTTTGACCATTTTTTCCCACAGCATGGTTTCCAGGGGTTGACACAATATATCACGTGTCTCTTTATTGAGAAATCGCCAGTAAACCATCTGCAGGTTATTGATAAGATAACTCGCAAGTTGCGGATTTTGAGCCCGCGAAACGCCTGTTGCCAGGGCTTGCAAATAAGTTTCCGCTGAAAGATTTCCTGAAAGGAAGTCTTCGTGCATATTCAGGAAGGCGGCAGCTTTGAGGTAATCATCATTTCTTAGGGGCAGTTGTTCAAGAAGGGTTCTGCGGGCCAGACGATTTGGAACCATATACCCGTATCCCGCTCCGCCGCCATTCAGTAGCATGCATACAGGCTGGTATATGGGCGCTTCCAGAATAAAGTTCTGAGGAGTCTGGTCAAAAAACCATTCTTCCGTGATGGGCTGATAGTTCTCATCCAAAATTACAGGCTTCAGCTTTTGTGAAGGGAAAGGCTCACCTTCTGCCGGTGGGCTGGTGCTAAGGGTAATCCCGGTAATGGTATCATTGATAAACTGGTATTGGTAGTGGATCTCTGCCATTCCTTTTCCATAGACCCAGGCCTGGCTCCATGCAATCAAGTCAAGGGCTGTATGCTTGTCGAGGATCAGGGCCAGGTCATCCCAGTCAGCATTACCAAAAGCAAAGGTTTGCAGATATTCTTTGATGGCGGTCTGAAAGGCTTCGACGCCTGTAAGCCATTCTAGTTGCTGAAAAACAATGGGGGCCTTGTTGTAAATAATGGCGCCATACAGGGTTCCTGCCTGATTCAGGTTCTCCAGTTTTTGCTTGATGGGATGCGTTCCCTGGCTGCGATCAATGGCATATGCCCTGGGATAATGGCTGAGGAGGAACTGCATGTCGTGGTCTACCTCCGGATATTGTGGCTTGACGATCTTATCTGCCATGAAACCTGCAAAGACCTCCTTAAGCCAGACATCATCAAACCATTGCATGGTCACCAGGTTGCCAAACCACATATGGGAGGTTTCGTGGGCAATGAGGGCAGCCTTGGATAATTGATTGCTGATGGGGGCCTGTTCATCGAGCAGCAGCCGGGTATCCCTGTACCAGATGGCCCCCGGATGTTCCATGCCACTGTATTGAAAGCCGGGAAGAATGGCCATATCCAGCTTTTTAAAGGGGTAGGGGATGCTAGTATAGTCTTCAAGCCAGGCAAGGGCATCAAAATGTTGCGAAAAGATGGCCTCCAGGTTGCGGTTTAACTTTGGGAGATCTGTTTCGCGATGGAAAACCGTGATGGTGCGTTCGCCCCGGGTTTCTGAAATGGTATCAAACCTGCCCGCTGTAAAGGCAAAGAGATAGGTGCTGATGGGCTGGTCCGAATCGAAGGTCAGGGTTTTTCGCCCATTGCTTACTGAAGTATTCAGCAGTGGTCCGTTTGAAAGGGCATTCCAGGGCTCAGGAATTTCCAGTTCAAGGGAGAAGAAGGCCTTGAGGTCGGGCTGGTCAAAACAGGGGAATGCCGTGGAAGCCCGGTCAGGCACAAACAGCGTATACATAAAATCTTCCGAGCGGTTCAGGGCTTGATCGGTGGAGGTAAAATGAACCTCCACCTGGTTTTGGCCGGGAATGATGTTTTTACTTGAAAGGATGATGTGCTGGTTCAGGTACTGGTATTCTTCGGGTTTCCCATTTACCACGACCTGCTGTATGTTCTCCTCCCCGCCCCTGAAATCGATGACGACCCCGCGCTGTGCCCTGCTTTGGTGAAATTCGATCATTACCCTGCCGTTAACCGCCTGATCTTTTTCAGCCGGGATATTGAAAAAAAGGTGATAATGAATATCGGAGATGAATTTTTTTCGGTATTGCGCCAGATCCTGACTGACACCGGGTTCCAGCATTTTTTTAATACTTGGGCCACCACAACCGAAGAAGCCCGAAAAGGAAAGGATCAGCAGGGAAAAAAGGATCGTTTTTTTGAACATTATTCTAAGGTTTCCAATGCAAGCACAAAGTTGCAATTTATTTTGCATCCCATGGTTTTCTTGTCCAAAATTTATAAATTTAAGGTCATAATCATGTTTAAAGAGACCGTGATGGTTTAGTATTCTGGTTTTTTTAACAACTGTATAAACAAAACTTCCCTTTAAGGGGTTGAATATAGCGTAACTGGATAATTAATCAACAAAAAACCATAAATAAGAAAGGAAAGTATATGTCGGATCTAGAGATTGCGAAGGCCTCAAAAATGCGCCCAATAACAGAGATAGCTGCCAAGCTTGGTGTAAAGGAAGATGACCTGCACATGTATGGCAAGTATATTGCAAAACTTCCCCTTAAATTGATTGATGAGAAGACGGTGCGCCAAAAAAAGCTTGTGCTTGTTACGGCTATCACGCCGACCCCTGCAGGTGAAGGTAAGACCACTACTTCCATTGGCTTGACCGAGGGATTGAACCGTATTGGTGTGAAGACCACGGTTGTAATACGTGAGCCTTCGCTGGGCCCTGTGTTTGGAATCAAGGGGGGGGCTGCTGGCGGGGGATATGCTCAGGTTCTGCCCATGGAAGACATAAACCTGCATTTTACCGGAGACCTTGCTGCTGTTGAAAAGGCTCATAACCTTTTAAGCGCTTTGATTGACAACCACCTGGAGAGCAAGAACAACATCCTGAACCTGGATCCGCGAAAGATTATCTGGAAAAGGGTGATCGATATGAATGAAAGGGCCTTGCGCGACATTATCATTGGCCTGGGTGGACCCAAACAAGGCATCCCAAGGCAAACCGGCTTTGACATTGCAGCCGCTTCAGAAGTAATGGCTGCCCTTTGCCTTGCCAAAGACATTGACGATCTGAAAGAAAAATTTGGCAACATCCTCGTAGGCTTCACCTATGATGATGAGCCAATATATGCCCGCGATTTCCACGCACAGGGAGCGATGGCAGCCCTGATGAAATATGCCATTATGCCTAACCTGGTGCAGACCATCGAAGGAAATCCTGCCATTATTCACGGCGGTCCGTTTGCCAACATTGCACAGGGTACCAATTCACTCATCGCCACCAAGATGGGCCTCAGCCTTTCAGATTATGTGGTTACTGAGGCAGGTTTCGCTTCAGAGCTGGGTGCTGAGAAATTTCTTGATATCAAATGCCAGTATGGAAAACTCATGCCCAATGCTTCAGTAATCGTGGCTACCATCAGGGCTTTGAAATATCATGGTGGAGTAAAACTTGCCAAGCTTACCGAACCCGATGC is part of the Bacteroides sp. genome and harbors:
- the pruA gene encoding L-glutamate gamma-semialdehyde dehydrogenase, with the translated sequence MNNAQFYFDRPANEPIHPYTEGTPERLELEKELERQSQTEIEIPLIIGGKEVRTGKTAKVVMPHKHGHVLATYHMAGEKEVLMAIEAALEAHKQWQVMSWVERASINLKIAELIANKYRHVMNAATMLGQSKNVFQSEIDAVCETIDFIRFNAHYVSEIYNDQPHSEIGNLNRLEYRPLEGFVFAVSPFNFTSIASNLVLSPVLMGNTVVWKPATTALLSNYYLMKIYKEAGVPDGVINFVPGPGSTIGNAAVNHKDLAGIHFTGSNGTFNHLWKTVANNLENYRSYPRVVGETGGKDFVFVHPSADVDEVATALVRGAFEYQGQKCSAASRAYIPQSLWDSIKRRIDRNLKLTQKGDPKDFCNFVNAVIDEKAFNRIMGYIDKARDSKDAEILFGGKGDKSNGFYIDPTVILARDPHFITMEEEIFGPVLTIHVYPDEKFEETLQLCDNTSPYGLTGSIFSKDRYATVKACATLRYTAGNFYINDKPTGAVVGQQPFGGSRQSGTNDKAGSHLNLLRWISPRTIKETFLPPTDFRYPHMQEKKCGC
- the tatC gene encoding twin-arginine translocase subunit TatC → MKKKQEDGSVMSFWGHLEALRGHLIRSASAIGVFALLAFLNKDFLFSRVILAPKEPYFLTNRVLCSLAETLSAPALCINKNPVQLINIDMAGQFTTHILTSLVAGLLLAIPFVIWEIWRFIRPGLTSREQNSSRGAVLIISGLFIIGVLFAYFLIVPLAVNFLGSYQVSDMVANQIALRSYISTITTLTLATGLVFELPVFVYFLSRVGVLTPAVMRKQRKFALVLIIILSAIITPPDVFSQILVSIPLFLLYEISIGISARIEKERLDKQDF
- a CDS encoding 4Fe-4S binding protein — encoded protein: MAYVITEDCTACGSCIDECPVEAISEGDIYKIDPDVCTDCGSCADVCPVEAIHPE
- a CDS encoding 2-oxoacid:acceptor oxidoreductase subunit alpha, whose amino-acid sequence is MAEKKNIVELEDVVVKFVGDSGDGMQLAGTLFSDSAAIAGNDLATFPDFPAEIRAPQNTIAGVSGFQVHLGQRKIFTSGDFCDVLVAMNPASLKANLKWAKPGATLVIDSATFDEKGIEKAGYQTNPLEDGRLDSYNLIKAPISLLTQESLKDLNLDKRSAERTKNIFALGLLYFLFNRDLDVTLHFLEKKFKAKPIIVEANKAALKAGFNYAETVEAIKSTFKVGPAKLEKGLYRNITGNIATAWGLLAASENSGRPLFLGSYPITPATEILMELAKHKSLGAKVFQAEDEIAGICSAIGASFAGSLSVTTTSGPGLSLKSEAIGLAVITELPLVIVNVQRAGPSTGMPTKSEQSDLMQALYGRNGECPAIVMAASSPANCFYFAYEAAKLSMEHMTPVILLTDGYIGFGSELFKIPDTTKLPAIQPPLAKPNDPTFKPYRRDEKTLVRQWALPGMEGLRHRIGGLEKTNIDGNVSTDPLNHQLMVNIREEKVNRVADYIPLQELKGEEKGDLLVVGWGGTEGALVSAVQKVQEEGKKVSLAHFNYIMPLPNNTAEVFSRFKKIIVCELNSGQFVNYLRMTHPDFRYHQFNKVQGLPFQVQELTEAFNKLLEDK
- a CDS encoding 2-oxoacid:ferredoxin oxidoreductase subunit beta, with protein sequence MLENKRIQISPVELTKEDFVSDQMVKWCPGCGAHAILAAVENVFPRIGYRKENFTFISGIGCSSRFPYYVNTYGFHGIHGRANPIASGVKIANPDLSVWIATGDGDSMAIGGNHLIHIVRRNIDVNILLFNNQIYGLTKGQYSPTTPMGKVTKTSPQGTIEHPFVAAGLIMGAQGTFFARSTDNNVKLMSEVMYEAAKHDGTSVVEILQNCVIFADKTHSAITDRENREEHQLILKHGEPMIFGNNKDKGLILKGTGLTVVTIGKDGITEKDILVHDQYSKDPAIHRMLGRLMPPDFPVALGVIRSAPFATYDDLLEEQIEYGKKNSKIKTVNDLLRSGDVWEI
- a CDS encoding anthranilate synthase component I family protein, with amino-acid sequence MERIYAQFPVITGEHFFLKMLQWGQRHFPNCCLLNSNQALHDPYSAFEQVLALGVAEEVYGDGSDDFSALQAFSDKHHDWLFGFLGYDLKNQLEELESNNPDGVGMPLMHFFRPVVLIFPFPDHVRIGCLPGFGAYSDPSRVFHSLDRFAWSPSPAFAPLEMKSRVARERYLHQVGNILQNIQLGYIYEMNYCVEFYAEKARVDPLALYGRLNDLSPTPFSCYYQLDDKFMMCASPERFMCKRGDKLVSQPIKGTIRRGDTPEEDARLRQELFEDPKERSENVMIVDLVRNDLSHTAGKGSVEVEELFGIYPFRQVHQMISTVVSRLREGVHFTDAIRYAFPMGSMTGAPKVQAMKLIEQYEDTRRGLYSGAVGYISPEKDFDFNVVIRSVLYNQRQQYLSYMAGSAITIGSKPVKEYEECLLKAKAMQAAVSGKPLNA
- a CDS encoding M1 family aminopeptidase yields the protein MFKKTILFSLLILSFSGFFGCGGPSIKKMLEPGVSQDLAQYRKKFISDIHYHLFFNIPAEKDQAVNGRVMIEFHQSRAQRGVVIDFRGGEENIQQVVVNGKPEEYQYLNQHIILSSKNIIPGQNQVEVHFTSTDQALNRSEDFMYTLFVPDRASTAFPCFDQPDLKAFFSLELEIPEPWNALSNGPLLNTSVSNGRKTLTFDSDQPISTYLFAFTAGRFDTISETRGERTITVFHRETDLPKLNRNLEAIFSQHFDALAWLEDYTSIPYPFKKLDMAILPGFQYSGMEHPGAIWYRDTRLLLDEQAPISNQLSKAALIAHETSHMWFGNLVTMQWFDDVWLKEVFAGFMADKIVKPQYPEVDHDMQFLLSHYPRAYAIDRSQGTHPIKQKLENLNQAGTLYGAIIYNKAPIVFQQLEWLTGVEAFQTAIKEYLQTFAFGNADWDDLALILDKHTALDLIAWSQAWVYGKGMAEIHYQYQFINDTITGITLSTSPPAEGEPFPSQKLKPVILDENYQPITEEWFFDQTPQNFILEAPIYQPVCMLLNGGGAGYGYMVPNRLARRTLLEQLPLRNDDYLKAAAFLNMHEDFLSGNLSAETYLQALATGVSRAQNPQLASYLINNLQMVYWRFLNKETRDILCQPLETMLWEKMVKAPNDQKALYFDAFVAISHSMEAQLKIQKMLKQELSVWGLRLSEDQRFDMVASLMLHEHPRAEWYSERLVAGTTNPDRLRRIEFVLPALSSDPVTRDAFFERLALPENRRPEPWVLEGLRYLHHPLRSGSSLKYLPKSLKMLEEIQQTGDIFFPLNWLEATLSGYNQPRAAQMVRDFLDQPEFTNENLRLKTLQAADLLFRAADREE